A region from the Azospirillum thermophilum genome encodes:
- the bcp gene encoding thioredoxin-dependent thiol peroxidase yields the protein MTVDVGTPAPDFTLPTDGGGSVTLSALRGRTVVLYFYPKDDTSGCTSEACGFRDSLPDFTGVDAVVIGVSKDSVASHDKFKAKHDLPFTLASDTDGAVCEAYGTWVEKSMYGRKYMGIDRATFLIDKEGVVRNVWRKVKVTGHVDAVLKAAKAL from the coding sequence ATGACCGTAGATGTCGGAACCCCCGCCCCGGACTTCACCCTGCCGACCGACGGCGGCGGCAGCGTCACGCTGTCGGCGCTGCGGGGCCGGACGGTGGTGCTGTATTTCTACCCGAAGGACGATACCTCCGGCTGCACCTCCGAGGCCTGCGGCTTCCGCGACAGCCTGCCCGACTTCACCGGCGTCGACGCCGTGGTGATCGGCGTGTCGAAGGACAGCGTCGCCAGCCACGACAAGTTCAAGGCGAAGCACGACCTGCCCTTCACGCTGGCCTCCGACACCGACGGCGCGGTGTGCGAGGCCTACGGCACCTGGGTCGAGAAGAGCATGTACGGCCGCAAGTACATGGGAATCGACCGCGCCACCTTCCTGATCGACAAGGAGGGCGTGGTGCGCAACGTCTGGCGCAAGGTCAAGGTGACCGGCCATGTCGATGCGGTGCTGAAGGCCGCGAAGGCGCTGTAA
- the truA gene encoding tRNA pseudouridine(38-40) synthase TruA: protein MQRWKLTVEYDGRPFVGWQRQDNGPSVQQSLEEALQRLSGETVRVHASGRTDAGVHALGQVVHFDLEKPFAGLKLRDALNHHLKPAPVAVLLAEEVPDDFHARLSCLGRSYVFRIVNRRAPLALDAGRAWHVQRPLDAEAMNLAARHLIGQHDFTSFRAALCQAKSPVKTLDRLEVERQGDELRIHAAARSFLHHQVRNMVGTLELVGAGKWQPDDVRRALEARDRAKAGPTAPPDGLYFVSARY from the coding sequence ATGCAGCGCTGGAAACTGACCGTCGAGTATGACGGCCGGCCCTTCGTCGGCTGGCAGCGCCAGGACAACGGCCCCTCCGTCCAGCAGTCGCTGGAGGAGGCGCTGCAGCGCCTGTCCGGCGAGACGGTCCGCGTCCACGCCTCCGGCCGGACCGATGCCGGCGTCCATGCGCTGGGGCAGGTCGTCCACTTCGACCTGGAGAAGCCGTTCGCCGGGCTGAAGCTGCGCGACGCGCTGAACCACCACCTGAAGCCGGCGCCGGTCGCCGTCCTGCTGGCGGAGGAGGTGCCGGACGACTTCCACGCCCGCCTCTCCTGCCTCGGCCGTTCCTATGTCTTCCGCATCGTCAACCGGCGGGCGCCGCTGGCGCTCGACGCCGGGCGTGCCTGGCACGTCCAGCGCCCGCTCGACGCCGAGGCGATGAACCTGGCGGCCCGGCACCTGATCGGCCAGCACGACTTCACCAGCTTCCGCGCCGCCCTCTGCCAGGCCAAGTCGCCGGTGAAGACGCTCGACCGGCTGGAGGTGGAGCGGCAGGGCGACGAGCTGCGCATCCACGCCGCCGCCCGGTCCTTCCTGCACCATCAGGTCCGCAACATGGTCGGCACGCTGGAACTGGTCGGGGCGGGCAAGTGGCAGCCGGACGACGTCCGCCGGGCGCTGGAGGCGCGCGACCGCGCCAAGGCCGGGCCGACCGCTCCGCCGGACGGGTTGTATTTCGTCTCCGCCCGCTACTGA
- the fmt gene encoding methionyl-tRNA formyltransferase, translating into MTKLRLVFMGTPDFAVPSLSALIGAGHEVVCAYSQPPRPAGRGQQVQASPVHRFAEAHGIPVRTPRSLRNAEAQAEFAALAADAAVVAAYGLILPQPVLDAPRLGCLNVHGSLLPRWRGAAPIQRSILAGDAETGITIMQMDAGLDTGAMLLKGAVPITAETTASTLHDALAALGARLIVAALDGLAAGTLAAEPQPEEGVTYAAKLTRDDGRLDWSREAAHVERQVRALTPWPGCWFDAPTAQGGVERIKVLKAEPAPDAPPAAPGTVLDDRLAIACADGAVRLTLVQRPGKAPVDGAAFLRGFALPPGSRLDAA; encoded by the coding sequence ATGACCAAGCTCCGCCTCGTCTTCATGGGCACGCCCGACTTCGCCGTGCCCAGCCTCTCCGCGCTGATCGGGGCCGGGCATGAGGTCGTCTGCGCCTACAGCCAGCCGCCCCGTCCCGCCGGCCGCGGCCAGCAGGTGCAGGCGTCGCCCGTCCACCGCTTCGCCGAGGCGCACGGCATCCCGGTGCGCACGCCCAGGAGCCTGCGCAACGCCGAGGCGCAGGCCGAGTTCGCCGCCCTGGCCGCCGACGCCGCGGTGGTCGCCGCCTATGGGCTGATCCTGCCGCAGCCGGTGCTGGACGCGCCGCGGCTGGGCTGCCTGAACGTCCATGGCTCGCTGCTGCCGCGCTGGCGCGGCGCCGCCCCGATCCAGCGGTCGATCCTGGCCGGCGACGCCGAGACGGGCATCACCATCATGCAGATGGACGCCGGGCTCGACACCGGGGCCATGCTGCTGAAGGGGGCGGTGCCGATCACGGCGGAGACCACCGCCAGCACGCTGCACGACGCGCTGGCCGCGTTGGGCGCCCGGCTGATCGTCGCCGCGCTCGACGGGCTCGCCGCCGGCACCCTCGCCGCGGAACCGCAGCCGGAGGAGGGCGTCACCTATGCCGCCAAGCTGACGCGCGACGACGGCCGGCTCGACTGGAGCCGCGAGGCCGCCCATGTCGAGCGGCAGGTGCGGGCGCTCACCCCCTGGCCGGGCTGCTGGTTCGACGCCCCCACCGCCCAGGGCGGTGTGGAGCGCATCAAGGTCCTCAAGGCCGAGCCGGCGCCCGACGCGCCGCCGGCGGCTCCCGGCACCGTGCTGGACGACCGGCTGGCCATCGCCTGCGCCGACGGGGCGGTACGGCTGACGCTGGTGCAGCGGCCGGGCAAGGCGCCGGTCGACGGCGCCGCCTTCCTGCGCGGCTTCGCCCTGCCCCCCGGCTCCCGCCTCGACGCCGCGTGA
- a CDS encoding branched-chain amino acid ABC transporter permease, whose product MLRPLLLLLAALLLLSGCGVDADQRELCGRLIPAFDSEPPERLSARTEPGDGRTLRLDYRAGGQDRWIACRFAGTVFQAGHRELTGVATDRNGWLDDMRFAMLRLWAGQRLPVADAAEESAARSAPASWRPVLFLLQQTINAITVACVYGLLALGYTLVYAIVGQINLAMGELTMLGAMMTALGAAALGLAGLATWPPAILAVLVTAMGFTAVQGWAMDRLVFRRLRGLRSHTPLIAAIGLTMAYQEGVRLLQGARDWWPAPILDDRHELLTDGGFTVTALTSQFAILGLTGGLYALLWGIMQRTAYGRAHRACTDDAAAAELVGVDVNRTVAITFVIGGGLASVAGSVIALYYGGINFFTGYLVGFKALAAAVVGGIGSVPGAMLGGALLGLVETFWSAYFALAYKDIVAFGLLTLFLIYRPNGLLGTDRNRGD is encoded by the coding sequence GTGCTTCGACCCCTCCTGCTCCTGCTCGCGGCACTGCTCCTGCTGTCCGGCTGCGGCGTCGACGCCGACCAGCGGGAGCTGTGCGGCCGGCTGATCCCGGCCTTCGACTCCGAGCCGCCGGAACGGCTGTCCGCCCGCACCGAACCGGGCGACGGCCGGACCCTCCGGCTCGACTACCGTGCCGGCGGGCAGGACCGCTGGATCGCCTGCCGCTTCGCCGGCACCGTCTTCCAGGCCGGCCACCGCGAGCTGACGGGGGTGGCGACCGACCGCAACGGCTGGCTGGACGACATGCGTTTCGCCATGCTGCGGCTGTGGGCCGGCCAGCGCCTGCCGGTGGCCGACGCGGCGGAGGAGAGCGCCGCCCGCTCCGCCCCCGCCTCCTGGCGGCCGGTGCTGTTCCTGCTGCAGCAGACCATCAACGCCATCACCGTCGCCTGCGTCTACGGGCTGCTCGCCCTCGGCTACACGCTGGTCTACGCCATCGTCGGCCAGATCAACCTCGCGATGGGCGAGCTGACGATGCTCGGCGCCATGATGACGGCGCTGGGGGCGGCGGCGCTCGGCCTTGCCGGGCTGGCGACCTGGCCGCCGGCCATCCTCGCCGTGCTGGTCACCGCCATGGGCTTCACGGCGGTACAGGGCTGGGCGATGGACCGTCTGGTCTTCCGCCGCCTCCGCGGCCTGCGGAGCCACACGCCGCTGATCGCCGCCATCGGCCTGACCATGGCCTATCAGGAGGGGGTGCGGCTGCTGCAGGGCGCGCGCGACTGGTGGCCGGCCCCGATCCTCGACGACCGGCACGAGCTGCTGACCGACGGCGGCTTCACCGTCACCGCCCTGACCTCGCAGTTCGCCATCCTCGGGCTGACCGGCGGGCTCTACGCGCTGCTCTGGGGGATCATGCAGAGGACCGCCTACGGCCGGGCGCACCGCGCCTGCACCGACGATGCCGCCGCGGCCGAGCTGGTGGGGGTGGACGTCAACCGCACCGTCGCCATCACCTTCGTGATCGGCGGCGGCCTCGCCTCGGTGGCCGGGTCGGTAATCGCGCTCTACTACGGCGGGATCAACTTCTTCACCGGCTATCTGGTCGGCTTCAAGGCCCTGGCCGCCGCGGTGGTCGGCGGCATCGGCTCGGTCCCCGGCGCGATGCTGGGCGGCGCCCTGCTGGGGCTGGTCGAGACCTTCTGGTCCGCCTATTTCGCCCTGGCCTACAAGGACATCGTCGCCTTCGGCCTGCTGACCCTGTTCCTGATCTACCGCCCCAACGGCCTGCTGGGCACCGACCGGAACCGGGGGGACTGA
- the def gene encoding peptide deformylase — protein sequence MAVLSILVAPHPVLKQKAKPVEKVDARVARLMDDMVETMYAAKGIGLAAPQVGLLDRVIVVDVHEKGEKPNPIRLANPEIVWSSDEKAVCEEGCLSVPEQYAEVTRPKAIRVRYLDEQNEIREIEADGMLATCIQHEIDHLNGVLFVDYLSSLKRNMILRKVQKQARTPA from the coding sequence ATGGCCGTCCTCAGCATCCTCGTCGCCCCCCACCCCGTCCTGAAGCAGAAGGCGAAGCCCGTCGAGAAGGTCGATGCGCGCGTCGCCCGGCTGATGGACGACATGGTGGAGACCATGTACGCCGCCAAGGGCATCGGCCTTGCCGCACCGCAGGTCGGCCTGCTCGACCGCGTGATCGTGGTGGACGTGCACGAGAAGGGGGAGAAGCCGAACCCCATCCGCCTCGCCAACCCTGAGATCGTCTGGTCCTCGGACGAGAAGGCGGTGTGCGAGGAAGGCTGCCTGTCGGTGCCGGAGCAGTATGCCGAGGTGACCCGGCCGAAGGCGATCCGCGTGCGCTATCTCGACGAGCAGAACGAGATCCGCGAGATCGAGGCGGACGGCATGCTCGCCACCTGCATCCAGCACGAGATCGACCACCTGAACGGCGTCCTGTTCGTCGACTACCTGTCCTCGCTGAAGCGCAACATGATCCTGCGCAAGGTGCAGAAGCAGGCCCGCACCCCCGCCTGA
- a CDS encoding EF-hand domain-containing protein: MRSLWKMAALTGAALVLAGGMAFAQGPGPGGGMGQGMGQGQGTGRGMGPGAGGQGILQWLDTNGDGAVSRDEFINAPRGGPGSATDIAKEHRAARFKQFDRNGDGKLTADEFQAGGYRQ, translated from the coding sequence ATGAGGAGCCTGTGGAAGATGGCGGCCCTGACCGGCGCGGCGCTGGTCCTGGCCGGAGGCATGGCGTTCGCCCAGGGGCCGGGCCCCGGCGGCGGCATGGGCCAGGGGATGGGTCAGGGACAGGGCACGGGGCGGGGCATGGGACCCGGTGCCGGGGGCCAGGGCATCCTGCAGTGGCTCGACACCAACGGCGACGGCGCCGTCAGCCGGGACGAGTTCATCAACGCACCGCGGGGCGGCCCCGGCTCCGCCACCGACATCGCCAAGGAGCATCGGGCTGCGCGCTTCAAGCAGTTCGACCGCAACGGCGACGGCAAGCTGACCGCCGACGAGTTCCAGGCGGGCGGGTATCGACAGTAG
- a CDS encoding cache domain-containing protein → MARMSLSIVPLAAGLALVALPALADRSTPEQAKALATEAAAYLKEKGPAAAAAAFNDPKGAFVRKDLYVFVFDSKGHYVASGANPKLAGTDASGLKDAEGRPIVASMMEVTKASPSGVVEYVWLNRTSNKVEHKHSYVIREGEYLVGSGYYSD, encoded by the coding sequence ATGGCACGCATGAGTCTGTCGATCGTTCCGCTCGCCGCCGGGCTGGCGCTCGTCGCCCTTCCGGCGCTCGCCGACCGCTCCACCCCGGAGCAGGCCAAGGCGCTCGCCACCGAGGCGGCCGCCTATCTGAAGGAGAAGGGGCCGGCCGCCGCCGCAGCAGCCTTCAACGACCCCAAGGGCGCCTTCGTCCGCAAGGACCTCTATGTCTTCGTCTTCGACTCCAAGGGGCACTATGTCGCCTCCGGCGCCAATCCGAAGCTGGCGGGAACCGACGCCTCCGGCCTCAAGGATGCCGAGGGCAGGCCGATCGTCGCCAGCATGATGGAAGTCACCAAGGCCAGCCCGTCCGGCGTGGTCGAGTATGTCTGGCTGAACCGCACCAGCAACAAGGTAGAGCACAAGCACTCCTATGTGATCCGCGAGGGAGAATACCTCGTCGGCAGCGGCTATTACTCCGATTGA